In Archangium violaceum, the following are encoded in one genomic region:
- a CDS encoding family 20 glycosylhydrolase has translation MKRLLLWPLMVVLASACRGPQPKPSAETPQARTALSIQWRPVDNLVGRGRFFHSALTLENQGPVALGSSGWKLYFSFSRRFLKDGEGNVDLVQALEKQGIRISKADLAGSGDYHVLEPLAGFQPLLPGERRTFDLLANYQAILKTDAPAGFHVVFSGEPSRRGVAFAVPLTVEFDVSDRKQTTRFGGDVLPVPTPELRHAENPAFQSLALAARLLPVPRRVKEGAGRVTLRGDIDIGHAPALAGEAAYLASALRDVLAASITTRPDGGDARISLRLDATLDIDGDGARDAEGYLLEVKNGRVSIIGADAAGAFYGIQTLRQLVPTEAYAAAVRPGGRQSELSLPEVSIADAPGFVYRGMHLDVARHFQSKETIKKLLDVLAHFKINTFHFHLTDDEGWRIEIPGIPELTSYGARRGFDPAEAGMLHMAMGSGDNREGGDPLDLEPVRREEVGRALPPAYQGFEPEMLNFVGKGSGFYTARDFEEILAYATERHIDVIPEIDVPGHSRAAVRAMEYRHRVFQGSDPLRASEYRLSDPEDTSEHLSVQSYTDNFLNPCLESTYAFLDKVVRELKARYDAVPGARLVAIHGGGDELPSLRSNVWWQGSPQCKRNSATRDLSDVQLFNHFLTRWHRIITSTGARMTGWDDVLHHGLALEGFIPMPWSNVWGWGREGDAYTYANQGYQVVLAHATNLYLDMAYDKDPDEPGAAWANFVDDQRTFEYRPFDIFSNATEDAMGRPIAPSTWKDKERLSAAGKKNVLGMQGLLWAENVKTPQVLEYLAFPRMLGVAERAWNPELPPVSEMPALWARYTNSLGQYVLPRLGVYRAVDVRGELPERLGVNYRIPLPGARRVEGRLEANVLFPGFVLEYSTDAGGTWSVYSGPVPVSGKVLLRTRAGDGRFSRTAELD, from the coding sequence ATGAAACGACTCCTGTTGTGGCCACTCATGGTCGTCCTGGCCTCGGCGTGCCGGGGTCCCCAGCCGAAGCCGTCGGCCGAAACGCCCCAGGCTCGCACCGCGCTGTCCATCCAGTGGCGGCCCGTGGACAACCTCGTGGGGCGCGGCAGGTTCTTCCACTCCGCGCTGACGCTCGAGAACCAGGGGCCCGTCGCCTTGGGGTCCAGCGGATGGAAGCTCTATTTCAGCTTCTCCCGGCGTTTCCTGAAGGACGGCGAGGGCAATGTCGACCTGGTCCAGGCGCTCGAGAAGCAGGGGATCCGGATCTCGAAGGCGGACCTGGCCGGAAGTGGCGACTACCACGTGCTCGAGCCGCTCGCGGGCTTCCAGCCCCTTCTGCCGGGGGAACGACGCACCTTCGACCTGCTCGCCAACTACCAGGCCATCCTGAAGACGGACGCGCCCGCCGGGTTCCATGTCGTGTTCTCCGGTGAGCCGTCCCGGCGGGGTGTCGCCTTCGCCGTGCCGTTGACCGTCGAGTTCGATGTCTCCGACCGGAAGCAGACCACGCGCTTCGGAGGTGATGTGCTGCCGGTCCCGACGCCCGAGCTGCGCCATGCCGAGAACCCGGCCTTCCAGTCCCTGGCGCTCGCGGCCCGGCTCCTGCCGGTTCCCCGCCGGGTGAAGGAGGGGGCGGGACGGGTAACGCTTCGGGGCGACATCGACATCGGCCATGCCCCGGCCCTGGCGGGCGAGGCGGCCTATCTGGCCTCCGCGCTGCGGGACGTGCTGGCCGCGTCCATCACGACCCGCCCGGATGGGGGAGACGCGCGGATCTCGCTGCGTCTCGATGCCACCCTCGACATCGACGGAGATGGAGCACGCGACGCGGAGGGCTACCTCCTCGAGGTGAAGAACGGACGGGTGAGCATCATCGGCGCGGACGCGGCGGGCGCGTTCTACGGCATCCAGACACTCCGCCAGCTGGTGCCCACGGAGGCCTACGCCGCGGCGGTACGGCCAGGCGGCCGCCAGTCGGAGCTCTCCCTGCCGGAGGTGTCCATCGCCGATGCGCCCGGGTTCGTCTATCGCGGCATGCACCTGGACGTGGCACGTCACTTCCAGTCCAAGGAGACGATCAAGAAGCTGCTCGACGTGCTGGCGCACTTCAAGATCAACACCTTCCACTTCCACCTGACCGATGACGAGGGCTGGCGGATCGAAATCCCCGGCATCCCGGAGCTCACGAGCTACGGCGCGCGCCGTGGCTTCGACCCGGCCGAGGCAGGGATGCTCCACATGGCGATGGGGTCTGGAGACAACCGCGAAGGAGGGGACCCCCTCGACCTCGAGCCCGTCCGGCGCGAGGAGGTGGGCCGCGCGCTCCCACCGGCCTACCAGGGGTTCGAGCCGGAGATGCTCAACTTCGTCGGCAAGGGGAGCGGGTTCTACACGGCCAGGGACTTCGAGGAGATCCTCGCCTACGCCACCGAGCGGCACATCGACGTGATTCCGGAGATCGACGTCCCCGGACACTCCCGTGCCGCCGTCCGGGCCATGGAGTATCGCCATCGCGTCTTCCAGGGCTCGGACCCGCTCCGGGCCTCCGAGTACCGTCTGTCCGATCCGGAGGACACGTCCGAACACCTGAGCGTCCAGAGCTACACGGACAACTTCCTCAACCCCTGTCTGGAGAGCACGTACGCCTTCCTGGACAAGGTCGTCCGGGAGCTGAAGGCGCGCTACGACGCGGTGCCGGGCGCCAGGCTCGTGGCCATCCACGGTGGAGGCGACGAGCTGCCCTCACTGCGCTCCAACGTGTGGTGGCAGGGTTCACCGCAATGCAAGCGCAACTCCGCCACTCGGGACCTGTCCGATGTCCAGCTCTTCAACCACTTCCTCACCCGCTGGCATCGCATCATCACCTCGACCGGCGCGCGGATGACGGGCTGGGATGACGTCCTCCATCACGGTCTGGCGCTCGAAGGCTTCATCCCCATGCCCTGGAGCAATGTGTGGGGCTGGGGACGCGAGGGCGACGCCTATACCTATGCCAACCAGGGCTACCAGGTCGTCCTCGCCCACGCGACGAACCTCTACCTGGACATGGCGTACGACAAGGACCCCGACGAGCCGGGTGCCGCCTGGGCCAACTTCGTCGACGACCAGCGGACGTTCGAGTACCGGCCCTTCGACATCTTCTCCAACGCCACCGAGGATGCGATGGGCAGGCCCATCGCGCCGTCCACCTGGAAGGACAAGGAGCGCCTGTCGGCCGCCGGGAAGAAGAACGTCCTCGGCATGCAGGGCCTGCTCTGGGCAGAGAACGTCAAGACGCCCCAGGTGCTCGAATACCTTGCCTTCCCGAGGATGCTCGGTGTCGCGGAGCGCGCCTGGAACCCCGAGCTCCCGCCCGTGAGCGAGATGCCCGCGCTCTGGGCGCGCTACACCAACAGCCTGGGCCAGTACGTGCTGCCCCGCCTGGGCGTCTACCGGGCCGTGGACGTGCGCGGCGAGCTTCCGGAGCGCCTGGGCGTCAACTACCGCATCCCCCTGCCCGGAGCGCGGCGGGTCGAGGGCCGCCTGGAGGCGAACGTGCTCTTCCCTGGATTCGTCCTCGAGTACTCGACTGACGCGGGAGGAACGTGGAGCGTGTACTCGGGGCCCGTCCCCGTGTCCGGCAAGGTGCTCCTCAGGACCCGTGCGGGCGATGGCCGCTTCAGCCGCACCGCCGAGCTGGACTGA
- a CDS encoding RNA polymerase sigma factor, which translates to MTDSTTHRAIHAVWRIESARLIAGLTRMVRDVGLAEELAQDALVAALEQWPKSGVPNNPGAWLTATAKHRAIDLLRRGKRLQRKHEELGHEAEQETAVPDLDEVIDNDVGDDLLRLMLISCHPVLSTEARVALTLRLLGGLTTEEIARAFLVAEPTVAQRIVRAKRTLAEAHVPFEVPRGDELVARLSSVLEVIYLVFNEGYSATAGDDWIRPALCEDALRLGRILAELVPKEPEVHGLVALMEIQASRLRARVGPTGEPVLLLDQNRALWDRLLIRRGLAALERAGALGGEQGPYVLQAEIAACHARATTAAETDWARIAKLYETLAQRMPSPVVELNRAVAVGMAFGPAAGLELVDVLTAERSLAGYHLLPSVRGDLLTKLGRFDEARAELERAASLTRNARERHLLLERAEACARASRGPSQ; encoded by the coding sequence GTGACGGATTCCACGACACATCGAGCGATCCACGCGGTCTGGAGAATCGAGTCAGCCAGGCTCATCGCCGGCCTCACGCGGATGGTGCGCGATGTCGGTCTCGCCGAGGAGCTGGCACAGGACGCGCTCGTCGCCGCGCTCGAGCAGTGGCCGAAGTCAGGCGTCCCGAACAACCCGGGTGCCTGGCTCACGGCCACCGCGAAGCACCGTGCGATCGACCTCTTGCGCCGGGGCAAGAGGCTCCAGCGCAAGCACGAGGAGCTCGGTCACGAGGCCGAGCAGGAGACGGCCGTGCCGGATCTCGACGAGGTGATCGACAATGACGTCGGCGATGACCTGCTGCGCCTCATGCTCATCTCCTGTCATCCGGTGCTCTCGACCGAGGCTCGCGTCGCGCTCACGCTCCGCCTGCTCGGAGGTCTGACGACCGAGGAGATTGCCCGTGCGTTCCTCGTCGCGGAGCCGACCGTCGCCCAGCGCATCGTCCGGGCCAAGCGGACCCTCGCCGAGGCGCACGTCCCCTTCGAGGTCCCACGAGGGGACGAGCTCGTCGCCCGGCTGTCGTCGGTGCTCGAGGTCATCTACCTCGTCTTCAACGAGGGTTACTCGGCGACCGCCGGTGACGATTGGATCCGCCCCGCGCTCTGCGAGGACGCGCTGCGTCTTGGCCGCATCCTGGCCGAGCTCGTTCCGAAGGAGCCGGAGGTCCACGGCCTCGTGGCGCTCATGGAGATCCAGGCGTCGCGGCTGAGGGCAAGGGTCGGTCCGACGGGGGAGCCCGTCCTGTTGCTGGATCAGAACCGCGCGCTCTGGGATCGCCTCCTCATCCGCCGGGGTCTCGCGGCGCTCGAGCGTGCCGGGGCACTCGGCGGCGAACAGGGCCCCTACGTGTTGCAGGCCGAGATCGCCGCCTGTCACGCCCGCGCGACGACGGCGGCGGAGACGGACTGGGCGCGCATCGCGAAGCTCTACGAGACGCTCGCCCAGCGCATGCCCTCCCCCGTGGTGGAGCTGAATCGTGCGGTCGCCGTCGGGATGGCGTTCGGCCCCGCGGCGGGTCTCGAGCTCGTCGATGTGCTGACCGCGGAGCGTTCGCTCGCGGGCTACCACCTCCTGCCGAGCGTACGCGGCGACCTGCTCACGAAGCTCGGACGCTTCGACGAGGCCCGCGCGGAGCTCGAGCGCGCTGCATCACTCACGCGCAACGCACGCGAGCGCCACCTGCTGCTCGAGCGCGCCGAGGCGTGTGCCCGCGCCTCTCGTGGGCCATCGCAATAG
- a CDS encoding YciI family protein yields the protein MRFMVLMKADKDTEAGVLPSEELLTAMGKYNEELVKAGVLLAGEGLHPSSKGARVRFSGGKRTVIDGPFAETKELVAGFWLWQVKSREEAIEWVKRCPNPGEGDVEIEIRQVFEPDDFGPALTPELREAEERLRAQAVAKQ from the coding sequence ATGCGATTCATGGTGCTGATGAAGGCCGACAAGGACACCGAGGCGGGCGTCCTTCCGAGCGAGGAGCTCCTGACCGCGATGGGGAAGTACAACGAGGAGCTGGTGAAGGCGGGCGTGCTGCTGGCGGGTGAGGGGCTCCACCCGAGCTCCAAGGGCGCACGCGTCAGGTTCTCTGGAGGGAAGCGGACCGTGATCGACGGACCCTTCGCCGAGACGAAGGAGCTGGTCGCCGGGTTCTGGCTGTGGCAGGTGAAGTCGAGGGAAGAGGCGATCGAATGGGTCAAGCGCTGCCCCAATCCCGGTGAAGGGGATGTGGAGATCGAGATTCGCCAGGTGTTCGAGCCGGACGACTTCGGTCCCGCGCTCACGCCCGAGCTCAGGGAGGCAGAGGAGCGCCTGCGCGCGCAGGCGGTCGCGAAGCAGTAG
- a CDS encoding M48 family metallopeptidase, with protein MNPTLTVPGFLRIYALPALWVFALPLFGLWFSGHATDRFDRDILANVESQISRDSELDEERRQQTLEFFRAVPASMACLSTAEELAGFRDSLGEVCSDLRQFDGMSLLAFASIVLGLVSAAIALLCALAAFVSRPFQYGGFVVGWNVLRVTGALQALAQGALAVWLSYWMTAVWFDRYYPKLILLVGVMAAAALFLVVSAIFRRPPMDFEVEAEVLEQAHAPELWAHVRRLCERLGTPPPDHILAGIDTNFFVTESDVRVGERTLTGRTLYVSLSLLRLLERSEADAVLAHEMGHLLGGDTGHGKRLAPMLARFGQYLQALREGVLTLPIFHFMLAYRGLFELSLGRSRRASELAADRLAASITSGRDIARSLVKVGAYASFRDRVEADLFARGEQQQSVAIAQRVALGFAEYANSEAVHGDLHGVVTPHPFDSHPPLAARLENVGEALEPADVVRVLLEPTTSSWASAILEAEAIEARLWGAYEARFAEAHDLALAYRYEPSTEAERRHVEKHFPPLTFEGKEAGLEVHLDFAQVSCTEWEEPVRLEQVKSASTDERLFKKYLDLQLKDGGLFKGKRSICLSKLRDADGMLSAFGHYLGRHKTMEEHRASSRQAA; from the coding sequence ATGAATCCCACCCTGACAGTCCCCGGCTTTCTCCGCATCTACGCGCTGCCCGCGCTCTGGGTCTTCGCGCTCCCGCTCTTCGGCCTGTGGTTCTCCGGTCACGCCACCGACCGGTTCGACCGGGACATCCTCGCCAACGTCGAGAGCCAGATCTCACGCGATAGCGAGCTCGACGAAGAGCGGCGGCAGCAGACGCTGGAATTCTTCCGGGCCGTCCCGGCTTCGATGGCCTGCCTCTCCACGGCGGAGGAGCTGGCGGGGTTCCGCGACAGCCTCGGCGAGGTGTGCTCGGACCTGCGGCAGTTCGACGGGATGAGCCTCCTGGCATTCGCCTCGATCGTGCTGGGGCTCGTCTCCGCCGCCATCGCCCTGCTGTGCGCCCTGGCGGCGTTCGTCTCGCGGCCCTTCCAGTACGGCGGCTTCGTGGTGGGCTGGAACGTGCTCCGGGTCACCGGGGCGCTGCAGGCGCTCGCGCAGGGCGCGCTGGCCGTGTGGCTGTCCTACTGGATGACCGCGGTGTGGTTCGACCGCTACTACCCGAAGCTCATCCTGCTGGTCGGCGTGATGGCCGCCGCCGCCCTCTTCCTCGTGGTGTCCGCCATCTTCCGCCGCCCTCCCATGGACTTCGAGGTGGAGGCGGAGGTGCTCGAGCAGGCGCACGCGCCGGAGCTCTGGGCCCACGTGCGCCGGCTGTGCGAGCGGCTGGGGACCCCGCCGCCGGACCACATCCTCGCCGGCATCGACACCAACTTCTTCGTCACCGAGAGCGACGTGCGCGTCGGGGAGCGGACGCTCACCGGCCGGACGCTCTACGTGAGCCTGTCCCTGCTGCGCCTGCTCGAGCGCTCCGAGGCGGACGCGGTGCTCGCGCACGAGATGGGACACCTGCTCGGAGGGGACACGGGCCATGGCAAGCGGCTCGCGCCCATGCTGGCGCGCTTCGGGCAGTACCTCCAGGCGCTCCGCGAGGGCGTGCTCACGCTGCCCATCTTCCACTTCATGTTGGCCTACCGCGGGCTGTTCGAGCTGTCACTCGGGCGCAGCCGGCGCGCGAGCGAGCTCGCCGCGGACCGGCTCGCCGCGAGCATCACGTCGGGCCGGGACATCGCCCGCTCGCTGGTGAAGGTCGGCGCGTACGCGAGCTTCCGCGACCGCGTGGAGGCGGACCTCTTCGCCCGCGGCGAGCAGCAACAGAGCGTGGCCATCGCGCAGCGGGTCGCGCTCGGCTTCGCGGAGTACGCCAACTCCGAGGCCGTGCACGGTGACCTGCACGGCGTGGTGACACCGCACCCGTTCGACTCCCACCCTCCGCTCGCCGCGCGTCTGGAGAATGTGGGGGAGGCGCTCGAGCCCGCCGACGTGGTGCGGGTGCTGCTCGAGCCCACCACCTCCTCCTGGGCGAGCGCCATCCTGGAGGCGGAGGCCATCGAAGCGCGGTTGTGGGGCGCGTACGAGGCGCGTTTCGCGGAGGCGCACGACCTGGCGCTCGCCTACCGCTATGAGCCCTCCACCGAGGCCGAGCGGCGGCACGTGGAGAAGCACTTCCCTCCCCTCACCTTCGAGGGCAAGGAGGCCGGGCTGGAGGTCCACCTGGATTTCGCGCAGGTGAGCTGCACGGAGTGGGAGGAGCCCGTTCGTCTCGAGCAGGTGAAGTCCGCCAGCACGGATGAGCGGCTGTTCAAGAAGTACCTGGACCTGCAGCTCAAGGACGGCGGCCTGTTCAAGGGCAAGCGCTCCATCTGCCTGAGCAAGCTGCGGGACGCGGACGGGATGCTCAGTGCGTTCGGGCACTACCTCGGGCGCCACAAGACCATGGAGGAGCACCGCGCCAGCTCGCGGCAGGCGGCCTGA
- a CDS encoding ATP-binding cassette domain-containing protein has product MAGAPRLFVPEVIQTSAMDCGPAALKALLGGFGVSVSYGRLREACQTDVDGTSIDTLEELATRLGLVAEQAMLPRDHLLLAEIAALPAIAVVRLANGNLHFVVLWRKWGNLVQIMDPALGRRWVPVAELLDRLYVHAMSVSAKAFREWAGTEEFLVGLRRGLLALVDVPLAERLVAEALGDSSWKRLACLDATVRLVRTLVEGGGVQRGEPAASFVERLLREVLTALEEGRAEELIPPTYWTAVGRPDAEELTLRGVVCVKAMGPRSERGDDEPPLPPELEAALREAPTRPLRELVALLRRDGVLTPTVLAAIGVTAAVGGFLEVLLLRGVLEAGRYLTTPEQRIAGVVTLLALLGVLFTLELPLTLGTLQLGRRLELRLRLAFLDKIPRLGDRYFRSRLVSDMAQRCHGIHLVRTVPNLAILVLRASAELLVTLAGLIWLAPRSAPLIVLAGGLALAIPLLSQRSLLEADRRLRDFDGVLSGFYLDALRGAVALRAHRAELTLRRAQEEPLHEFVSAARTLLRRGITADTLSALGTTGGAVAIVLHALSREPRPGVVLLLVYWAFALTTLGRQIADGLRQYPAASSLTGRLMEPLLAPDEVATPVGLVTRRRTERPAEAARGVAFSMRQVEVRAAGHTLLRGIDVSVRPGEHVAIVGPSGAGKSSLVGLLLGWHRVAGGRIEVDGEPLEGDVLCRLRRETAWVEPEVALWNRSMVDNLAYGVDAGEALPRVGQVLHAADLIELLDTLPQGLQTRLGEGGGLLSGGEGQRVRLGRALLRPGVRLVIFDEPFRGLERDRRTALLARARQGFAEATLLCIMHDIAETLSFDRVLVIHGGQLVEDGAPRTLAAREESHYRSLLEEEAAMRCALSGRDGWRRLVLEQGVLSERPGPGGEG; this is encoded by the coding sequence ATGGCGGGTGCACCACGACTCTTCGTCCCGGAGGTCATCCAGACGTCGGCCATGGATTGCGGTCCGGCGGCCCTCAAGGCCTTGCTCGGCGGCTTCGGAGTGTCGGTCAGTTATGGAAGGCTCCGAGAGGCCTGTCAGACCGATGTCGACGGCACCTCCATTGATACGCTCGAGGAGCTGGCCACCAGGCTCGGGTTGGTGGCGGAGCAGGCCATGCTCCCTCGCGATCATCTGCTCCTCGCCGAGATCGCCGCGCTGCCGGCCATCGCCGTGGTGAGGCTCGCGAACGGCAACCTGCACTTCGTGGTGCTCTGGAGGAAGTGGGGCAACCTCGTTCAGATCATGGACCCGGCGTTGGGGCGGCGGTGGGTGCCCGTGGCCGAGCTGCTCGACCGGCTCTATGTGCACGCGATGTCCGTGTCGGCCAAGGCGTTCCGCGAGTGGGCCGGTACGGAAGAATTTCTCGTGGGTCTGCGCCGCGGGCTGTTGGCGCTCGTCGATGTGCCACTGGCGGAGCGGCTTGTCGCCGAGGCCCTCGGGGATTCCTCCTGGAAGCGCCTGGCCTGCCTGGATGCGACGGTGAGGTTGGTGCGGACGCTCGTGGAGGGGGGTGGCGTCCAGCGAGGCGAGCCGGCCGCGAGCTTCGTCGAACGACTCCTGCGCGAGGTGCTCACCGCCCTGGAGGAGGGACGCGCCGAGGAGCTCATTCCCCCCACCTATTGGACGGCGGTTGGGAGACCGGACGCCGAGGAGCTCACCTTGCGCGGAGTCGTGTGCGTCAAGGCCATGGGGCCGCGGAGCGAACGCGGAGACGATGAACCGCCGCTGCCGCCGGAGCTCGAGGCCGCCTTGCGCGAGGCCCCCACACGCCCCCTGCGTGAGCTCGTGGCCCTGTTGCGCCGTGATGGGGTGCTCACGCCCACGGTGCTCGCCGCGATTGGAGTGACCGCGGCGGTGGGTGGCTTTCTGGAGGTGCTGCTCCTGCGCGGTGTCCTGGAGGCGGGGCGCTATCTCACGACCCCGGAGCAGCGCATCGCCGGCGTCGTGACGCTGCTTGCCCTGCTGGGGGTGCTGTTCACGCTCGAACTGCCGCTCACCCTCGGGACGCTCCAGCTGGGGCGGCGGTTGGAGCTCCGCCTCCGGCTCGCGTTTCTCGACAAGATCCCCCGCCTGGGGGATCGCTATTTCCGCAGCCGACTCGTCTCGGATATGGCGCAGCGCTGCCATGGCATCCACCTGGTGCGCACCGTGCCGAACCTGGCGATCCTCGTGTTGCGCGCTTCCGCCGAGCTGCTCGTGACGCTCGCGGGGCTGATCTGGTTGGCACCGCGAAGCGCGCCCCTGATCGTCCTGGCGGGTGGTCTGGCGCTCGCCATTCCCTTGCTCTCGCAGCGCTCATTGCTCGAAGCAGATCGTCGGCTGCGGGACTTCGACGGGGTTCTCTCGGGCTTCTACCTCGATGCCTTGCGTGGGGCCGTGGCGCTGCGGGCGCACCGCGCCGAGCTGACGCTGCGCCGGGCCCAGGAAGAGCCACTGCACGAGTTCGTCTCCGCGGCCCGCACGTTGCTGCGCCGTGGCATCACCGCCGACACACTCTCCGCTCTCGGCACCACCGGAGGCGCGGTTGCGATTGTCTTGCATGCGCTCTCGCGGGAGCCACGGCCCGGGGTCGTCTTGCTGCTCGTCTACTGGGCGTTTGCCCTGACGACGCTGGGCCGGCAGATCGCGGACGGGTTGCGCCAGTACCCCGCCGCGTCGTCGCTCACCGGCCGCTTGATGGAGCCGCTGCTCGCTCCGGACGAGGTGGCCACTCCCGTCGGGTTGGTCACTCGGAGGCGGACGGAGCGGCCGGCGGAAGCGGCTCGGGGGGTCGCGTTCTCGATGCGCCAGGTGGAGGTGAGAGCCGCGGGCCACACCCTCCTGAGAGGGATTGATGTGTCGGTTCGGCCTGGTGAGCATGTCGCCATCGTTGGCCCCTCGGGAGCCGGGAAATCGTCGCTGGTGGGACTCCTCCTGGGATGGCACCGGGTGGCCGGAGGCCGCATCGAGGTGGATGGGGAGCCCCTGGAGGGGGATGTCCTGTGTCGGCTGAGGCGGGAGACGGCATGGGTGGAGCCCGAGGTGGCGCTCTGGAACAGGTCCATGGTGGACAACCTCGCCTATGGCGTCGACGCGGGCGAGGCGCTGCCACGGGTGGGCCAGGTGCTGCACGCGGCCGACCTCATCGAACTGCTCGACACGCTGCCCCAGGGGCTTCAGACCCGTCTGGGAGAGGGTGGGGGCCTGTTGTCGGGCGGCGAGGGGCAGCGGGTGCGTCTGGGCCGTGCATTGCTCCGGCCGGGAGTTCGGCTGGTCATCTTCGACGAGCCGTTCCGGGGACTCGAGCGTGACCGCCGCACGGCGCTGCTGGCGCGGGCAAGACAGGGCTTCGCCGAGGCCACGCTGCTCTGCATCATGCATGACATCGCCGAGACGCTCTCGTTCGACCGCGTCCTGGTCATCCACGGAGGGCAACTGGTCGAGGATGGGGCGCCCCGGACGCTCGCCGCGCGTGAGGAGTCGCACTACCGCTCCTTGCTGGAGGAAGAGGCGGCGATGCGGTGCGCGCTGTCCGGGCGAGACGGGTGGAGGCGGCTCGTCCTGGAGCAAGGCGTGCTCTCCGAGCGGCCCGGACCGGGAGGGGAGGGGTGA
- a CDS encoding HlyD family secretion protein: MSVEGLFPRTLRALVRGRGRLVFWLLPVGLIAVWGGWFLRAPVTVYERSARARLEVHREVYAIDAPVEGRVVMAQVELHRSVHAGEVLVELAREQELRQVAEAEAVLRGLGPQLEAARAELESEQRAMVEQKGQGAAGVREARARLTDAEAVTRRAREEEASTERLWKRGVLSEMEWRRVHTELERSMASEQAARAALSRVQWEGTTQSTERHTRLAALRGEIARLEADESVARASVARLREELERRVVRAPAEGILGETSSVRVGTLVKAGDPIATVVAGGPVRIVAQFSPESLGRIREGQRARMRLEGFSWTEFGVLKATVVAVASEAREGLVRVELSVDDLPPGIPREHGLPGIVDVAVEQSTPLWLVLRTTGRRLDGPDGGAESSRGGG; the protein is encoded by the coding sequence ATGAGCGTCGAAGGCCTGTTCCCACGCACCTTGCGCGCGCTGGTGCGCGGGCGCGGGCGGCTCGTGTTCTGGCTGTTGCCGGTGGGGCTGATCGCTGTCTGGGGAGGCTGGTTCCTTCGGGCGCCCGTCACCGTCTACGAGCGCAGCGCGCGGGCACGTCTGGAGGTCCATCGTGAGGTGTATGCGATTGATGCGCCCGTGGAGGGGAGGGTGGTGATGGCGCAGGTGGAGCTCCACCGCTCCGTGCATGCTGGGGAGGTTCTCGTCGAGCTGGCACGTGAGCAGGAGTTGCGCCAGGTCGCGGAGGCCGAGGCCGTGCTTCGAGGACTGGGACCGCAGCTCGAGGCCGCGCGCGCGGAGCTCGAGTCCGAGCAGCGTGCGATGGTGGAGCAGAAGGGGCAGGGGGCCGCTGGCGTGCGCGAGGCGCGGGCCCGGCTCACCGATGCCGAGGCGGTCACGCGACGGGCCCGGGAGGAGGAGGCGAGCACCGAGCGGCTCTGGAAGCGGGGGGTGCTGAGCGAGATGGAGTGGCGGAGGGTCCACACGGAGCTGGAACGGTCCATGGCCTCGGAGCAGGCCGCGCGTGCCGCGCTGTCGCGTGTGCAATGGGAGGGAACGACACAGTCCACCGAGCGGCACACTCGCCTCGCCGCGCTGCGGGGGGAGATTGCCCGGCTCGAGGCGGACGAGAGTGTCGCGCGCGCCAGCGTGGCGCGCCTGCGCGAGGAGTTGGAGCGCCGCGTCGTGCGAGCGCCGGCCGAGGGGATCCTCGGTGAGACGAGCTCCGTGCGAGTGGGCACGCTGGTCAAGGCGGGTGATCCCATCGCGACGGTCGTCGCGGGGGGACCCGTGCGCATCGTCGCGCAGTTCTCCCCCGAATCCCTGGGGCGCATCCGTGAGGGACAGCGGGCGCGCATGAGGTTGGAGGGCTTCTCCTGGACCGAGTTTGGCGTGCTGAAGGCCACGGTGGTGGCGGTGGCGAGTGAGGCTCGCGAGGGTCTGGTGCGAGTCGAGCTGTCGGTGGATGACCTGCCGCCGGGTATTCCACGCGAGCATGGGTTGCCCGGCATCGTTGACGTCGCGGTGGAGCAGTCCACGCCCTTGTGGCTCGTGCTTCGCACCACGGGCCGGCGGCTCGACGGGCCGGATGGCGGGGCGGAGTCGTCGAGGGGCGGGGGCTGA